One Vanessa cardui chromosome 4, ilVanCard2.1, whole genome shotgun sequence genomic window carries:
- the LOC124544357 gene encoding pyridine nucleotide-disulfide oxidoreductase domain-containing protein 1 has protein sequence MSTIKTRYLVIGGGIAGVTCVETLAILHPEEKLVIVTASSLVKNVSNVSFYAKTVVKFDVKDTEASSLLKIHPNLKIVYDSMKYLDTKNKIVVTDDNVSIQYDVVCICTGGIPRLISDSNKFDRILGIRDTDSVKDFQEKLKDGRRMVIVGNGGIASEIVHATRGIQKVWVIRDDYISATFVDPGAAEFFQDTFRNKSEEKKDTTILRRHIFSEEDTVVSINKNLKSAALGPDWYRKLENIKNASGEQELEIIYKVEVESVEEVNDQEFALNIKLTNGRTIQCDFVISATGVEPAVNFSCDESLKRGSDGGLAVDEYQETSIKDVFAAGDVASATWQHAPHWFQLRLWTQARQMAGMAAKAMHARITSEPVLQDFCFELFTHCTTLFGYRVVLLGKYNGQGLGNDYEILLRTTPRHEYIKFVLQNGRLQGAILIGETDLEEMCENLILDQIDLTPFGDDILNPDIDIDDYFD, from the coding sequence ATGTCTACAATAAAAACTAGATATTTAGTTATTGGTGGCGGCATAGCTGGCGTCACTTGCGTTGAGACATTAGCAATTTTACATCCCGAAGAAAAACTTGTAATAGTTACTGCGTCTTCACTTGTTAAGAATGTGAGCAATGTAAGTTTTTATGCGAAAACTGTGGTGAAGTTTGATGTTAAAGATACAGAAGCAAGTTCATTGTTAAAGATACATCCTaacttaaaaatagtatatgATTCAATGAAATATCtggatacaaaaaataaaatagttgttacTGATGACAATGTTTCAATCCAATATGATGTAGTATGCATTTGTACTGGTGGAATACCAAGATTAATATCAGACTCAAATAAATTTGACAGGATACTTGGTATTAGAGATACAGATTCAGTAAAGGATTTTCAGGAAAAACTTAAAGATGGCCGTCGCATGGTCATCGTTGGAAATGGAGGTATTGCATCAGAAATTGTTCACGCTACCAGAGGCATTCAGAAGGTATGGGTGATCAGAGATGACTATATATCAGCCACATTTGTTGATCCTGGAGCGGCTGAATTCTTTCAAGATACATTCCGAAATAAATctgaagaaaaaaaagataCCACTATTTTAAGAAGGCACATATTTTCTGAAGAGGATACAGTAGTATCTATTAATAAGAATTTGAAGTCAGCAGCTTTAGGCCCTGATTGGTATAGgaaacttgaaaatattaaGAATGCAAGTGGTGAACAAGaacttgaaataatttataaagttgaAGTTGAATCAGTGGAAGAGGTGAATGATCAAGAAtttgctttaaatataaaattgaccAATGGAAGAACCATACAATGTGATTTTGTTATATCTGCCACTGGAGTTGAACCTGCTGTAAATTTTTCTTGTGATGAATCATTAAAAAGAGGTTCTGATGGTGGTTTGGCTGTAGATGAATATCAAGAAACTTCAATAAAAGATGTTTTTGCTGCTGGAGATGTAGCAAGTGCAACTTGGCAACATGCTCCTCACTGGTTTCAGCTAAGATTATGGACCCAAGCCCGTCAGATGGCTGGAATGGCAGCTAAAGCTATGCATGCTAGAATAACAAGTGAACCAGTCTTGCAAGATTTTTGCTTTGAATTATTTACACATTGCACAACTCTTTTTGGGTATAGAGTTGTATTATTAGGTAAATACAATGGTCAAGGTCTAGGAAATGATTATGAAATACTTTTAAGAACAACTCCTCGTCatgaatacataaaatttgTGTTGCAAAATGGAAGGTTGCAAGGTGCCATATTAATCGGTGAAACTGATTTAGAAGAAATGTGTGAAAATTTAATACTTGATCAAATAGATCTTACACCTTTTGGTGATGATATATTAAATCCAGACATAGACATTGATGATTATTTTGACTAA